Below is a genomic region from Flammeovirgaceae bacterium SG7u.111.
TTTAAGGATTTAGCGCATTTGAGGAAAGGGTTCTTTCTAATTATCTTTGATGAAGTTATCTGTACCAAATGAAAAAAATGGATTTGCCCCTAACTAATTTGTGCGGACTTTTATGCAATATCCAGATAGTTTACATTTCAACATCAGAATCTTTTATTAAAAAGGATCTGAGTACATGACAAAAATAAAAGGCAAGCCATCAAAAGGTTATTTTTGAGTTGCGAGACAAAAAAACAACCTAGATGACAAGCCTGTATAAAAGTAAAGAATTGCAATTGATTTTGCAGCAAGAGTTGGGAGGAAATAAAGCCAGAATAACGTTGTTGAGTTATTTAATCATATCGGTTTTGAAAGTAAGGAGCGTGAATTTCAAACGATTGGCGACAGGATATGATAATGGGGTTCTTCTATCATCAAAACTTCGTAGAGTCCAGCGGTTCTTCAGCCAATTCACCTTTGCAGAAGCCCTTTATTGTAAGCTGATAATGAAAACCTTACCAATAGAAGGTAAATATGAATTAAGCCTGGACCGGACAAATTGGAAGCTGGGACAGCTCAACATCAACATTTTGTTCTTATCAGTAATTTATAAAGGAGTAGGCCTGCCCGTATTTTGGTGCACATTGGGAAATAAGCGGGGCAATTCCTCTCAAAAAGAGCGAAAAGACCTACTCAATCGTTTTATGCTCAACTTTGGAGATGATAAGATTGCCTATTTGACAGCTGATAGAGAGTTTGTTGGCCAAGATTGGTTGGCGTATTTGACGAGCCATCAAATCCGTTATTTTATCAGGGTCCGCAATAATATGCATATTACTTTGGCGGAAGGCAAAACGGTGAAAGCTTATTGGTTATTAATGGCTCAACGGCTAAACCGAGTATATTTTCACCCTAAAATTGTTTATCTCAATGATACGTTGGGCTATTTCTCAGGTATTAAATATGTTGGTCAAAATGGAAAAATTGATTACCTGATATTGGTTTCCTATAACCAAGAAGACTTAAGCCTAGACATCTATAAAAACCGTTGGCAGATAGAAAC
It encodes:
- a CDS encoding IS4 family transposase, producing the protein MTSLYKSKELQLILQQELGGNKARITLLSYLIISVLKVRSVNFKRLATGYDNGVLLSSKLRRVQRFFSQFTFAEALYCKLIMKTLPIEGKYELSLDRTNWKLGQLNINILFLSVIYKGVGLPVFWCTLGNKRGNSSQKERKDLLNRFMLNFGDDKIAYLTADREFVGQDWLAYLTSHQIRYFIRVRNNMHITLAEGKTVKAYWLLMAQRLNRVYFHPKIVYLNDTLGYFSGIKYVGQNGKIDYLILVSYNQEDLSLDIYKNRWQIETMFRAFKSAGFNLEDTHITDYERLDTLIKVISIAFVWSYSVGIYLNDCVKKIAIKNHGRRAVSFFTYGLDFLTNAFINTIRNDIKIAFKIFLSCT